A single window of Nocardia higoensis DNA harbors:
- a CDS encoding ABC transporter substrate-binding protein, whose translation MSTNFPALSRRGFLGLTGAAAAGAVLTACAGTGGSGEQSGDARILTFWSNHPGTSKELETEIIRRFQEKHPDLTVHLVDAGKNYEEVSQKFNAALSGGDLPDIVVLSDVWWFNYALNGTIEPLDSHFAEVGVQVDDYVDSLVADYQFNGKHYALPYARSTPLFYYNKDVWNRAGLPDRGPESWQEFDEWGPKLQEVVGAGKLAHGWGDAKNYLAWTFQGPNWTFGGAYSDEWTLKFNDPGTLAAGTFLRDMINIKKYAGIKPQIAVDFAAGVIASTIASTGDLRGITQNAQNKLEFGTAFLPHPNGPGVTTGGAGLAIPARISDERKVNALRFIEFATNAQNTAYFSQNTGYMPVRKSAVTDPSEQAFLAANPNAKVAIDQLSLTKSQDYARVFVPGGDQIIGTGLEKIGLLNADVAATFTDVTNQLQAIIDRQISTKLPK comes from the coding sequence GTGTCCACGAATTTTCCCGCCCTCAGCCGGCGTGGCTTTCTCGGGCTCACCGGCGCGGCCGCGGCGGGCGCCGTGCTGACCGCTTGCGCGGGCACCGGTGGCAGCGGCGAGCAGTCCGGCGACGCCCGGATCCTGACCTTCTGGTCCAACCATCCGGGCACGTCCAAGGAGCTCGAGACCGAGATCATCCGGCGCTTCCAGGAAAAGCACCCCGACCTGACGGTGCACCTGGTCGACGCGGGCAAGAACTACGAGGAGGTGTCGCAGAAGTTCAACGCGGCACTGTCGGGCGGGGATCTGCCCGATATCGTCGTGCTCTCCGATGTCTGGTGGTTCAATTACGCGCTCAACGGCACCATCGAACCGCTGGACAGCCATTTCGCCGAGGTCGGCGTGCAGGTGGACGACTACGTCGACTCGCTGGTCGCCGACTACCAGTTCAACGGCAAGCACTACGCGCTGCCCTACGCCCGCTCCACACCGCTGTTCTACTACAACAAGGACGTATGGAACCGGGCCGGACTGCCCGACCGCGGCCCGGAGAGCTGGCAGGAGTTCGACGAGTGGGGCCCGAAGCTGCAGGAGGTGGTCGGCGCGGGCAAACTCGCGCACGGCTGGGGCGACGCGAAGAACTACCTGGCCTGGACCTTCCAGGGCCCGAACTGGACCTTCGGTGGGGCGTACTCCGACGAGTGGACCCTGAAGTTCAACGACCCCGGCACTCTGGCGGCGGGTACATTCCTGCGCGACATGATCAACATTAAGAAGTACGCGGGGATCAAACCGCAGATCGCGGTCGACTTCGCCGCCGGGGTGATCGCCTCCACCATCGCCTCGACCGGCGACCTGCGGGGCATCACGCAGAACGCCCAGAACAAACTGGAATTCGGCACCGCATTCCTGCCGCATCCGAACGGGCCCGGCGTCACCACCGGCGGCGCGGGCCTGGCCATCCCCGCTCGCATCTCCGATGAGCGAAAGGTGAACGCGCTGAGATTCATCGAGTTCGCCACCAACGCTCAGAACACGGCCTACTTCTCGCAGAACACCGGGTACATGCCGGTGCGCAAGTCGGCCGTGACCGACCCGAGCGAGCAGGCGTTCCTCGCCGCGAACCCGAACGCCAAGGTGGCCATCGATCAGCTGTCGCTGACCAAGTCGCAGGATTACGCGCGGGTGTTCGTGCCGGGTGGCGACCAGATCATCGGCACGGGCCTGGAAAAGATCGGATTGCTCAACGCCGACGTGGCCGCCACCTTCACCGATGTCACCAACCAACTGCAAGCGATCATCGATCGGCAGATCTCCACCAAGCTGCCGAAATAG
- a CDS encoding carbohydrate ABC transporter permease, protein MKHTGVQTLSYRRRQRAVTLLGYAAMTCVLMIVGVPLFWIFITSFKQRPDIYVQPAVYWPRSWHPENFREATTALPFWTFLRNSLIVTGVVSSVKFVLGVFSAYGLVFLRFPGKTAIFLVIIAALMVPNQITVISNYALIAELGWRNTFQGIIVPLCGVAFGTFLMRNHFLSLPPEVIEAARMDGANWWRLLIRVVLPMSGPTMVAFAVVTLVNEWNEYLWPFLMADDTTVATLPVGLTLLQNTENPSVTNWGPVMAGTLLTMLPILVVFLLLQRHMIKGLTSGAVKS, encoded by the coding sequence ATGAAACACACGGGTGTACAGACACTTTCCTATCGGCGCAGGCAGCGCGCGGTGACTCTACTCGGCTACGCCGCCATGACATGCGTGCTGATGATCGTCGGCGTCCCGCTGTTCTGGATCTTCATCACCTCGTTCAAGCAACGACCGGATATCTATGTGCAGCCAGCGGTGTACTGGCCGCGCAGCTGGCATCCGGAGAACTTTCGGGAAGCCACGACTGCGTTACCGTTCTGGACGTTTCTGCGCAATTCGCTGATCGTCACGGGCGTCGTCTCCTCGGTGAAGTTCGTGCTGGGTGTGTTCAGCGCGTACGGCCTGGTTTTCCTGCGGTTTCCGGGTAAGACGGCGATCTTCCTGGTGATCATCGCGGCGCTGATGGTGCCCAACCAGATCACCGTGATCTCGAATTACGCATTGATCGCCGAGCTCGGCTGGCGCAACACCTTCCAGGGCATCATCGTGCCACTCTGCGGCGTGGCCTTCGGAACATTCCTGATGCGGAACCACTTCCTTTCCCTACCCCCGGAGGTCATCGAGGCGGCACGGATGGACGGCGCCAACTGGTGGCGGCTGCTCATCCGGGTGGTGCTGCCGATGTCCGGGCCGACCATGGTCGCGTTCGCGGTGGTAACGCTGGTGAACGAATGGAACGAGTATCTCTGGCCGTTCCTCATGGCTGATGACACGACAGTAGCCACGCTGCCGGTCGGCTTGACCCTGCTACAGAACACCGAGAATCCGAGCGTCACCAACTGGGGGCCGGTGATGGCGGGGACGCTGCTGACCATGCTGCCGATCCTCGTCGTCTTCCTGCTGCTGCAACGCCACATGATCAAAGGCCTCACCTCAGGTGCGGTCAAGAGTTAA
- a CDS encoding carbohydrate ABC transporter permease: protein MRDKPERVLPRPPGRGLRNRPWPDYALFLVLVSPNVALLALFVYRPLIDNIRLSLFDWNISDPVATFVGFDNYREWWNRPDSWTVVANTVVFTVAAVAASMVLGLGLALLLDRKLFGRNVVRSAVFAPFVISGAAIGVAFQFIFDPSFGLVRDLLHRLGVHEVPDFYQNPHWALFMVTVTYIWKNLGYTFVIYLAALQGVREDLLEAAEIDGAGRWSTFTKVLLPQLRPTTFFLSITVLLNSLQVFDIINVMTRGGPLGNGTTTMVYQVYEESFRNFRAGYGATVATIMFLVLLAVTLVQVRVMDRDRR, encoded by the coding sequence GTGCGAGACAAACCGGAGCGAGTATTGCCTCGGCCCCCGGGACGGGGCCTGCGCAATCGGCCTTGGCCGGACTACGCGCTGTTTCTCGTCCTGGTGTCGCCGAACGTCGCGTTGCTGGCATTGTTCGTCTATCGACCGCTGATCGACAATATCCGGCTGTCACTGTTCGACTGGAATATTTCCGACCCGGTTGCCACGTTTGTCGGGTTCGACAACTATCGCGAGTGGTGGAACAGGCCGGACTCCTGGACCGTCGTCGCCAACACCGTGGTGTTCACGGTGGCCGCGGTGGCCGCGAGTATGGTCCTCGGGCTCGGTCTCGCGCTGCTGCTGGATCGGAAACTGTTCGGCCGCAATGTAGTCCGCTCGGCCGTCTTCGCGCCGTTCGTCATCTCCGGTGCCGCGATCGGTGTCGCGTTCCAGTTCATTTTCGACCCGAGCTTCGGCCTGGTCCGAGATCTGCTGCACCGGCTGGGCGTGCACGAGGTCCCTGATTTCTACCAGAATCCGCACTGGGCGCTGTTCATGGTGACAGTGACCTACATCTGGAAGAACCTCGGCTACACATTCGTCATCTATCTGGCCGCACTGCAGGGAGTCCGGGAGGATCTGCTGGAGGCCGCCGAGATCGACGGCGCGGGCCGATGGAGCACTTTCACGAAAGTGCTCCTGCCGCAGCTACGGCCCACGACCTTCTTCCTGTCCATCACGGTGCTGCTGAATTCGTTGCAGGTTTTCGACATCATCAACGTGATGACCCGCGGCGGGCCGCTCGGCAACGGTACGACCACGATGGTCTATCAAGTCTACGAGGAGTCCTTCCGCAATTTCCGCGCCGGCTACGGCGCGACAGTGGCCACCATCATGTTCCTCGTGCTGCTGGCGGTCACGCTGGTGCAGGTGCGCGTCATGGATCGAGATCGCCGATGA
- a CDS encoding pentapeptide repeat-containing protein: MRSIIQHIDELPFAHHLSLPEGTPEASEDYSGTHFDGFDLTDLRAEGTHFTQVAFTDVNISEGRLTRSRFDEVWIHQAQLIGTDLAETQWIDSQIHTCVLAGTALFDTQLRRVTFVGCKLTGVNLRGAELRDVAFVDCLLREIDFSDTKMTDVRFPGSTVDKLRLDKAALRNVDLRGTRTIGIESGYHSLNGLIISPHQLLDLAHEFALALGVTVSSDEDLGQSG, from the coding sequence ATGCGGTCGATCATTCAGCACATCGATGAACTGCCCTTCGCCCATCACCTTTCCCTGCCCGAGGGCACACCCGAGGCCTCCGAGGATTACAGCGGAACCCACTTCGACGGCTTCGATCTCACCGATCTTCGTGCCGAGGGCACGCACTTCACACAGGTCGCCTTCACCGACGTCAACATCTCCGAGGGGCGCTTGACCCGATCTCGTTTCGACGAAGTCTGGATACATCAGGCCCAGTTGATCGGTACCGATCTGGCCGAAACCCAGTGGATCGACTCCCAAATTCACACCTGTGTGCTCGCCGGAACCGCACTGTTCGACACGCAGCTACGACGGGTGACCTTCGTCGGCTGCAAGTTGACTGGCGTCAACCTACGCGGCGCGGAACTGCGTGATGTGGCTTTCGTGGACTGTCTACTCCGGGAAATCGACTTCTCCGACACAAAGATGACCGACGTCAGGTTTCCGGGGTCGACCGTGGACAAGCTGCGCCTGGACAAAGCGGCACTGCGCAATGTCGACCTGCGCGGTACGCGCACTATCGGTATCGAGAGCGGCTACCACTCGCTGAACGGGCTGATCATCAGCCCGCATCAACTCCTGGATCTGGCACACGAGTTCGCCCTCGCTCTCGGAGTCACCGTGTCCTCGGATGAAGATCTGGGGCAGTCCGGTTGA
- a CDS encoding MFS transporter, translated as MNRAELLPQTYLSRRRRQYTLIAVAAGVVMVSLDGTIVHIANPTIGRDLGSSLTGLQWVTNGYLLTLAVTMIIGGKLGDRFGRRRVFVVGVIGFALASLGCGLSTSTPALITFRVLQGLAGAMLVPNTLAILRSTFPPAELNRAIGTWGAASAFAAAAGPIVGGLLVEYLSWSAIFLLNVPIGLITAAVTVRWVDESRTPDRAGKVDTVGAGLLAAALFAVVWTMTGTPNSGWVSGQAAASAVAALILLAGFVTWQHRGTAPLLPLSLFRSRTLSVGVVLLLSGNIALYGVLFSIGLYMQNVNGHSPLETGIRLLPLMVVFTVSSPLGGMMTEKWGSRWPLALGMTLLAVSFAGLASLSAQSSYHEQWPWLILLGSGMGIIVVAATEAIVGTAPIEHSGVAGGLQTTASQLGGVLGTAVFGTVIATIVARALPSELHSADVPEAVSGQVIGQSGLVEQGIAPVTAQMGDTTAAAVTRGTELAFMSGMQAVMWIGVGLALVSALLALLIQPNGTQTAAEPTEAA; from the coding sequence ATGAACAGAGCCGAACTGTTGCCCCAGACGTACCTGTCGAGGCGGCGACGGCAGTACACGCTGATCGCGGTGGCGGCGGGTGTAGTGATGGTCAGCCTGGACGGCACCATCGTCCACATCGCCAATCCGACGATCGGTCGCGACCTCGGCTCCTCGCTGACCGGTCTGCAATGGGTGACCAACGGCTATCTACTCACGCTGGCGGTGACGATGATCATCGGTGGAAAGCTCGGTGACAGATTCGGTCGTCGTCGGGTCTTCGTGGTCGGCGTCATCGGGTTCGCCCTTGCTTCCCTGGGCTGCGGTCTGTCGACATCGACCCCGGCGCTGATCACCTTCCGCGTGCTGCAGGGGCTCGCTGGAGCGATGTTGGTGCCGAACACTCTCGCAATCTTGAGGTCGACTTTTCCTCCCGCCGAACTTAACCGTGCCATCGGGACATGGGGTGCGGCGTCGGCATTTGCGGCCGCCGCCGGTCCGATCGTCGGGGGGCTATTGGTGGAATACCTGTCGTGGTCGGCGATCTTTCTGCTGAATGTGCCGATCGGGCTGATCACAGCCGCTGTCACGGTTCGGTGGGTAGACGAGAGCCGTACCCCCGACCGCGCCGGCAAGGTCGATACGGTCGGCGCCGGCCTTCTCGCGGCGGCGCTGTTCGCAGTGGTGTGGACCATGACGGGTACCCCCAACAGCGGATGGGTGTCCGGGCAGGCCGCCGCGAGCGCGGTCGCAGCTCTGATTCTGCTGGCGGGATTCGTGACTTGGCAACACCGGGGCACCGCACCGCTCCTCCCGCTGTCGCTGTTTCGTTCCCGCACGCTGTCGGTCGGGGTCGTCCTGCTTCTCAGTGGGAATATTGCGCTGTACGGGGTGCTGTTCTCCATCGGTCTCTACATGCAGAATGTGAACGGCCATTCACCATTGGAGACCGGGATTCGCTTGCTTCCGCTGATGGTGGTGTTCACCGTCAGCTCGCCGCTCGGTGGAATGATGACCGAGAAGTGGGGGTCTCGTTGGCCGTTGGCCCTGGGGATGACCCTGTTGGCGGTCAGTTTCGCCGGGCTGGCCAGCCTGTCGGCGCAGTCCTCCTACCATGAGCAGTGGCCCTGGTTGATCCTGCTCGGTTCTGGCATGGGGATCATTGTCGTCGCTGCGACCGAGGCCATCGTCGGCACCGCACCCATCGAGCACAGCGGCGTCGCCGGGGGCCTGCAGACCACCGCAAGTCAGCTCGGTGGAGTGCTCGGCACAGCGGTGTTCGGGACGGTGATCGCAACGATCGTCGCTCGAGCGCTACCATCGGAACTTCACAGCGCGGATGTCCCCGAGGCGGTCTCGGGGCAGGTAATCGGGCAATCCGGTCTCGTCGAACAGGGGATTGCACCCGTTACCGCGCAGATGGGCGACACGACTGCGGCGGCGGTCACCCGCGGAACAGAACTCGCATTCATGTCCGGGATGCAGGCAGTCATGTGGATCGGAGTCGGCCTCGCGCTCGTCAGCGCACTTCTGGCGCTGCTGATTCAGCCGAATGGCACGCAGACCGCGGCCGAACCGACCGAAGCGGCGTGA
- a CDS encoding TetR/AcrR family transcriptional regulator, producing the protein MIATAIRMLGADPEASMQQIAAKSGVGRTTVYRHFPTREHLMQALIDLVVDEQRAIVTAAITPDADAAAAFHRLGPGIIRVGERYRFLDNRPGAITDAPLRHPAPDEPLLIWLTSAVQRGELRADLPPEWMYAMIHGLARAANEEVLAGRRTAEEAGRLLGRTLADAFASPGP; encoded by the coding sequence GTGATCGCCACCGCCATCCGAATGCTGGGGGCAGACCCGGAGGCGAGCATGCAGCAGATCGCCGCAAAATCGGGCGTGGGACGAACAACCGTCTACCGACACTTCCCCACACGCGAGCACCTCATGCAGGCGCTCATCGACCTCGTTGTCGACGAGCAGAGGGCCATCGTCACCGCGGCGATCACACCGGACGCTGATGCGGCGGCGGCATTTCACCGCCTTGGCCCGGGGATTATTCGAGTGGGCGAGCGCTACAGGTTCCTCGACAACCGCCCCGGCGCGATCACCGATGCGCCACTGCGCCATCCGGCGCCCGACGAGCCGCTTCTCATATGGCTCACCAGCGCCGTCCAGCGGGGTGAGCTCCGTGCGGACCTTCCCCCCGAATGGATGTACGCGATGATCCACGGACTCGCGCGCGCCGCCAACGAAGAAGTCCTTGCGGGTCGGCGAACAGCTGAGGAAGCTGGCCGATTGCTCGGCCGCACCCTGGCCGACGCCTTCGCCAGCCCCGGGCCCTGA
- a CDS encoding SulP family inorganic anion transporter, with protein sequence MVSTTHRPVDESSVLAALRSPKRLRIEVLAGLVVALALIPEAISFSIIAGVDPRVGLFASFTMAVTIAIVGGRRAMISAATGAIALVIAPLVKEHGVDYLIAAVLLAGVLQIVLSVAGVAKLMRFIPRSVMVGFVNALAILIFLAQVPHLLGVPWLVYPMVAVGLAVMVFLPRLTTVVPAPLVAIVALTAVTMVFALNVPNVGDEGELPSSLPSLLIPNVPLSLETLQIIAPYALAMALVGLLESLMTAKLVDDLTDTHSDKTREGWGQGVANIVTGFFGGMGGCAMIGQTMINVKTSGARTRISTFLAGVFLLILVVAMGGLVAKIPMAALVAVMIMVSVGTMDWHSIAPKTLRRMPIAETTVMAVTVVVTVATHNLAYGVIAGVLTAMVAFAHRVAHFTEVDKVAEADTDHDGAIDTRVYKVRGELFFASSNDLIYQFDYVGDPANIVIDMSDAHIWDASTVATLDAITTKYAARGKNVEIIGLNPASEARHERLSGHLAGAH encoded by the coding sequence ATGGTGTCGACGACACATCGACCGGTTGATGAAAGTTCGGTGCTGGCCGCGTTGCGCAGCCCGAAACGGTTGCGCATCGAGGTGCTGGCCGGTCTGGTCGTGGCGTTGGCGTTGATTCCGGAGGCGATCTCGTTCTCGATCATCGCCGGTGTCGATCCGCGGGTGGGGTTGTTCGCCTCGTTCACCATGGCGGTGACCATCGCGATCGTCGGCGGCAGGCGCGCGATGATCTCCGCGGCCACCGGCGCGATCGCACTGGTCATCGCGCCGTTGGTGAAAGAGCACGGCGTGGACTACCTGATCGCAGCAGTGCTGCTGGCCGGTGTGCTGCAGATCGTGCTCAGCGTGGCCGGGGTGGCCAAGCTGATGCGGTTCATCCCGCGCAGTGTGATGGTCGGGTTCGTCAACGCGCTGGCCATCCTGATCTTCCTCGCGCAGGTTCCGCACCTGCTGGGGGTGCCGTGGCTGGTGTATCCGATGGTCGCCGTCGGGCTCGCGGTGATGGTGTTCCTGCCGAGGCTGACCACCGTGGTCCCGGCGCCGCTGGTGGCGATCGTCGCGTTGACCGCGGTGACGATGGTGTTCGCGTTGAACGTGCCGAACGTCGGTGACGAGGGCGAGTTGCCGTCGAGCCTGCCGTCGCTGCTGATCCCGAATGTACCGCTGAGCCTGGAAACGCTACAGATCATCGCCCCCTACGCATTGGCGATGGCCTTGGTCGGGCTGTTGGAGTCGCTGATGACCGCCAAGCTGGTCGACGACCTCACCGACACCCATTCCGACAAGACCCGCGAGGGTTGGGGTCAGGGTGTAGCCAACATCGTCACCGGGTTCTTCGGCGGCATGGGTGGCTGCGCGATGATCGGCCAGACCATGATCAATGTGAAGACCTCCGGTGCCCGCACCCGCATCTCCACGTTCCTGGCCGGTGTGTTCCTGCTGATACTGGTCGTCGCCATGGGCGGGCTCGTCGCCAAGATCCCGATGGCGGCGCTGGTGGCGGTCATGATCATGGTCTCGGTCGGCACCATGGATTGGCACTCCATCGCACCGAAGACCTTGCGGCGCATGCCGATCGCCGAAACCACCGTCATGGCGGTCACCGTCGTCGTCACGGTCGCCACCCACAACCTCGCCTACGGCGTCATCGCCGGAGTACTCACCGCCATGGTCGCTTTCGCGCACCGGGTCGCCCACTTCACCGAGGTCGACAAGGTGGCCGAGGCCGACACCGACCACGACGGCGCCATCGACACCCGCGTGTACAAGGTGCGCGGAGAGTTGTTCTTCGCCTCCAGCAACGACTTGATCTACCAATTCGACTACGTCGGCGATCCGGCCAATATCGTGATCGACATGTCGGATGCACACATCTGGGACGCCTCCACCGTGGCGACCCTGGACGCGATCACCACCAAATACGCCGCCAGGGGCAAGAACGTGGAGATCATCGGGCTCAACCCGGCCTCGGAAGCCCGCCACGAGCGGCTGTCCGGGCACCTGGCCGGTGCGCACTGA
- a CDS encoding MerR family transcriptional regulator — translation MGAESSGYSQIGQVAERTDLSLKTIRHYDEIGLVQPSARSAGGFRLYTAADVDRLLLIRRMKPLGFTLAEMKHLLEAIDVLDDRSAAAGRRETAQADLLFYRDKAIDSAERLRRQLAYAEELTGLLTTRTSPPSV, via the coding sequence ATGGGCGCCGAGTCCAGCGGCTACTCTCAGATCGGGCAGGTAGCCGAGCGAACCGACCTGTCGCTCAAGACGATCCGCCACTACGACGAGATCGGCCTGGTGCAACCGTCGGCGCGGTCGGCAGGCGGGTTCCGCCTCTACACCGCCGCCGATGTCGACCGGCTGCTGCTCATCCGGCGGATGAAGCCACTCGGGTTCACCCTCGCGGAGATGAAGCACCTGCTCGAGGCTATCGACGTGCTCGACGACCGGTCGGCCGCAGCCGGCCGGCGAGAGACGGCGCAGGCGGATCTGTTGTTCTACCGCGACAAGGCCATCGACAGCGCCGAACGACTGCGGCGCCAACTCGCCTACGCCGAGGAGTTGACCGGCCTGCTCACCACCCGCACCTCGCCGCCCTCGGTCTGA
- a CDS encoding AMP-binding protein: MEYLEPLPQPLIRSRRYAAGDAHVLSSRQPLAAHADSVVHLFRTGCRDHPYRPLLMVPENTSWRCHTWGEVGAMVDGVAQGLIDNGVKGPVAVLSGPSLGHLVVSLAAQSLGLAVVPISPAYSLKSANPSRLLTLTAIVHPEVVFAESDAYRPAADAIGARIRLSASPVTGMTTLAQFTVEPTPAVREAEQQLYGGLVAKIMFTSGSTGSPKGVVNTHAMLAANQQQLRQIWPFVVTDPPILLDWLPWSHTFGGNHNLNLVLANGGTYWLDDGTPDTVDRTVTNLARVRPNLYFNVPLGYSRLVEQLEHQPTIAREFFGHVRLLCCAGAAMDRGVWSRLRALADRYNPQVLLTSSWGLTETSPACTSAHFPTDDPTNIGVPLPGIELMLAESASVPTKSEVLVRGPNVTSRYLTVDGERAAVDEAGWLHTGDAAQLIDPGDPGAGLCFGGRLAEDFKLSSGTFVNTALVRAALTEAAGIVRHVVLCGHDTDAVSAIVWLIDSCTPTPAARDRLRQALAAVAEGAGSSQRIARLIIAPTAPDLGAGEITDKGYINQARVRALRPELVEMVVRGDDEAVIHAP; this comes from the coding sequence GTGGAGTACTTGGAGCCCCTGCCGCAACCACTGATCCGGTCGCGTCGTTACGCGGCAGGCGATGCGCATGTTCTGTCTTCCCGGCAGCCGCTGGCCGCACACGCCGACAGCGTGGTGCATTTGTTCAGGACCGGGTGCCGTGATCATCCGTATCGCCCACTGCTCATGGTGCCGGAGAACACGTCGTGGCGCTGCCATACCTGGGGCGAGGTCGGCGCAATGGTCGATGGTGTTGCGCAGGGATTGATCGACAATGGGGTGAAAGGTCCGGTCGCTGTCCTGTCGGGGCCGAGCCTGGGCCATCTGGTGGTCAGCTTGGCGGCACAGTCGCTGGGACTCGCGGTCGTTCCGATCAGCCCAGCCTATTCGCTCAAATCCGCCAATCCATCGCGCCTGCTGACCCTGACAGCGATCGTGCACCCCGAGGTGGTGTTCGCCGAGTCGGACGCCTATCGACCCGCTGCCGATGCCATCGGCGCCCGCATCCGCCTGTCGGCCTCGCCGGTGACCGGCATGACTACCCTTGCGCAATTCACAGTGGAGCCGACTCCTGCGGTCAGGGAGGCCGAGCAGCAGCTATACGGGGGGCTGGTGGCCAAGATCATGTTCACCTCCGGTTCCACCGGTTCCCCCAAGGGCGTGGTCAACACTCACGCCATGCTGGCGGCCAATCAGCAACAGCTGCGCCAAATCTGGCCGTTTGTCGTCACCGATCCGCCGATCCTGCTCGACTGGTTGCCGTGGAGCCACACCTTCGGCGGCAACCACAACCTGAATCTCGTCCTGGCCAACGGCGGGACCTACTGGCTCGACGACGGAACCCCCGACACCGTTGATCGCACAGTTACCAACCTCGCTCGGGTACGGCCGAATTTGTACTTCAACGTCCCGCTGGGATATTCGCGTCTGGTTGAGCAGTTGGAGCACCAACCGACGATTGCGCGGGAGTTCTTCGGCCATGTGCGCCTGTTGTGTTGCGCGGGGGCAGCGATGGACCGCGGCGTGTGGAGCCGGTTGCGCGCACTGGCCGATCGCTACAACCCGCAGGTTCTACTCACCTCGTCATGGGGGCTGACCGAGACCAGCCCGGCCTGCACCAGCGCACACTTCCCCACCGACGACCCCACCAACATCGGCGTCCCGTTACCGGGAATCGAGTTGATGCTGGCCGAATCGGCGAGTGTTCCGACCAAGTCCGAAGTGTTGGTGCGCGGTCCGAACGTGACTTCCCGCTACCTGACAGTCGACGGGGAGCGCGCGGCAGTCGACGAGGCCGGGTGGCTGCACACCGGCGACGCCGCCCAACTGATCGATCCGGGCGACCCCGGCGCGGGATTGTGCTTCGGCGGCCGGCTCGCCGAGGATTTCAAGTTGTCCTCAGGCACCTTCGTCAACACCGCCCTCGTCCGTGCCGCACTCACGGAGGCCGCCGGAATCGTGCGGCACGTTGTTCTGTGCGGACACGACACCGACGCTGTTTCGGCGATCGTCTGGCTCATCGACAGTTGCACGCCGACCCCTGCCGCACGAGACAGACTCAGGCAGGCATTGGCGGCAGTCGCCGAGGGCGCTGGGAGTTCACAACGAATCGCCCGTCTCATAATCGCCCCGACCGCGCCGGACCTGGGTGCCGGCGAGATCACCGACAAGGGGTATATCAACCAGGCCCGAGTACGCGCGCTACGCCCCGAACTGGTCGAGATGGTCGTGCGTGGTGATGATGAGGCGGTGATCCACGCGCCGTGA
- a CDS encoding AfsR/SARP family transcriptional regulator, with amino-acid sequence MEILELTSKAVSMIGRYGEVGLRSHGYPDRLESHRGFRISADQSGNLNQHWRFRVKLLIGGLTTGPGGLVVQLLGPVRLGRGHADTALPPKVRQILAVIALRAGSVVAHDTLISELWAEDPPRSAMTTMQTYIYQLRQAVDSLHGSHRGAQVLITESSGYLLRENTVEIDVMRFRELARTARAHLHEQPELAVSLARQALSLVRGEPLMDVAVGQVLNGGVVRLREEIALVQQLVIEAEIGLRRYSEAIVELHELCSLHPLREWFHYHLMDVLARNGRRAEALEVYADLGRRLRGELGIEPSQGFQQLHMRILDGKIAPDTRDTRPA; translated from the coding sequence TTGGAGATTCTGGAGTTGACGAGCAAAGCGGTGTCCATGATCGGTCGTTATGGCGAGGTCGGCTTGCGGAGCCATGGCTATCCCGACAGGCTGGAAAGCCACAGGGGATTCCGGATCAGCGCCGATCAGTCGGGGAATCTGAACCAGCACTGGAGGTTTCGGGTGAAGCTGCTCATAGGGGGACTCACTACCGGGCCGGGCGGGCTAGTCGTGCAACTACTCGGACCGGTGCGGCTCGGCAGGGGGCACGCCGACACGGCGCTCCCTCCCAAAGTTCGCCAGATACTAGCTGTTATCGCGCTGAGGGCCGGATCTGTTGTGGCGCACGACACACTCATCAGTGAGTTGTGGGCGGAGGATCCGCCCCGCAGCGCAATGACGACGATGCAGACCTACATCTATCAGCTGCGCCAAGCCGTCGACAGCCTTCACGGAAGTCATCGGGGGGCACAGGTACTGATCACCGAATCATCTGGCTATCTGCTGCGGGAGAACACGGTCGAGATCGATGTCATGCGTTTTCGCGAACTTGCCCGAACAGCTCGTGCACACCTGCATGAACAGCCCGAACTAGCGGTCTCGCTGGCACGGCAGGCACTGAGCTTGGTTCGGGGTGAACCACTGATGGATGTCGCTGTGGGGCAGGTGCTCAATGGTGGTGTGGTGCGACTACGCGAAGAGATCGCTCTTGTCCAGCAATTGGTCATCGAAGCCGAGATCGGCCTGCGACGCTACAGCGAGGCCATTGTCGAACTGCACGAACTGTGTAGTCTCCATCCGCTGCGGGAGTGGTTCCACTATCACCTCATGGACGTGCTGGCCCGGAACGGTCGCCGGGCAGAGGCATTGGAGGTCTATGCCGATCTCGGCCGAAGGTTACGCGGCGAACTCGGCATCGAACCTTCCCAGGGGTTCCAGCAACTACACATGCGGATCCTCGACGGCAAGATCGCCCCGGACACCCGTGATACGCGTCCGGCCTGA